The genomic interval AATAAAACCAGGAGTCTTTACGATGCCACTGGATTGTTTTACTTCGGGCTTTTCGATGGCTACAACTTTGGCACCAGACTTTACTTCAACCGATTTAGATAAAAACAGCTCATAAATTTCACTAAGAATTTTTGCGTCTACGACCGAGAACGCGTATGGACTTTCAGGATAATAGAGTTCTTTAAAGATCAAAATTAATACCTGACTACCTACGCTCACTTTAAGGGACAGTTCATCCTCGATAAAATCAAATAGATCGGAATTATATTTTTTGTCAGCTTTATCAAAAAGCTTTTTAAGGATTTGATAAGTATTCTCTGTTCCTAGGTCCTTGAGCGTACCGTACTTTTCAAGATTCCGATCTTCACAGATCCGTAAAAATATAATCCTGTTAAGTAAGCGTTGTACCAGAAAATTTAATTCGACAACATTCAGTTCATGATTATTAGAGATGAGATCTTCGGCCAATTGCACACGCCAGTTTTCAATCTGCTTGAGAAAGAAATCATCGAAAGGTTCTGCGCCCGGATGTTCAATATCACCCCTGAATACTTCATCAAATTTTCCGGAGAAAGCCGATTCTCTTGAGAGATAGGCATAAATCTCATCAAATTTTTGAACATACTCACTGTGAGAATATATTTTCCGTCGTGCTACGTTTGCGTTATCTGTTGATTTTGGAACGTTCCGGCAGTCATAGATTATGAGCTGATCAAAATTCGTTAGAATACAAACAGGCAAACTTGCACTCCAACCGTAACGCTTAGCCTGAAAGGCCGGTTTACCATCTGTTCTAATTGAGATAGAAGGTTTTTTCGCTTCAACGAAAAACTTGCGTTTACCTGCTACACGGAAAGCATAGTCTGGTCTTTTGGTAAAGCTTTCATCGTCAAAGCTGTATTCAACGACTACTTCCCGTAGGTGTTGAGCCAAGCCTTTTTCATTAGTGATGTCCCATCCCAGTAATTCAAAGAATGGATCAATGAAATCTCTACGAAGCTGAGTTTCATTGTAATCGGAGCCAGATCGCAAATATTCATTAGCATGAGAATGAAACCTGCCAACAAGCTCCTTGAGTCTGTTTAGTGCTTCTTGTTTGTCGATAAACATGGCCGCTTCAGGAAATCTTCCGCAAGTTTGCAATAACTTTCCCTAAAACTCTGAAATCCTCTCTTGGCAAGACCTTAATTGGCTGCATAGTATCGTTCTCAGGTTGCAAGACAACTGCTCCATCCCTTCGGAAAAACCTTTTCACTGTTGCCTCATCCCCCAGCAGGGCAATGACTATATCCCCATTTTCTGCCATTGACTGTTGATGGGCTATGACAATATCCCCCTGATAGATACCGGCCTTGATCATGCTATCTCCATGCACTGTCAAAGCAAAGAGCCGCCCATATCGGTGGACCAGAGATTTATCTACGCCAATTGTTGTCTCGATGTTTTCTTCGGCAAGTAGCGGAGACCCTGCCGAGATTCTACCGACTAGTGGAACGGCGACGGTATTGGGTCGACCATTCTTTTCCTTAC from Thermodesulfobacteriota bacterium carries:
- the lexA gene encoding transcriptional repressor LexA; protein product: MIERVLLTERQQDILDFIASQIESLGFPPTISEIQKQFSFKSPNAAGQHLKALVKKGWIKRHPHKSRGIEVTDTSKGKEKNGRPNTVAVPLVGRISAGSPLLAEENIETTIGVDKSLVHRYGRLFALTVHGDSMIKAGIYQGDIVIAHQQSMAENGDIVIALLGDEATVKRFFRRDGAVVLQPENDTMQPIKVLPREDFRVLGKVIANLRKIS